In the genome of Aythya fuligula isolate bAytFul2 chromosome 23, bAytFul2.pri, whole genome shotgun sequence, the window TGAGCACATTCATATTTTGAGTTAATAGCAATTTGCCTTTTCATAAAGCTCTCGTAAGATACAGTGGTGTTTGCTGTGAATGTCAGTAGTGTTATGGCTTCTTAAAACTAATCTGCTTTCTAAATTCATCCTTGTCTGTAGGTTCAGTGGTCTCCCCATAATGAAACTATATTGGCCTCCAGTGGCACTGACCGCAGGCTAAATGTTTGGGACTTGAGGTAAATCCCAAATTCGTCAAGTTGTCATGACAAAATGTTATTGATGAATTGCatcacaaacaacaacaacaaaataaacacaaccttttcattttctcttaaagtAAAATTGGAGAAGAACAGTCCCCTGAGGATGCTGAAGATGGTCCCCCAGAGCTATTGGTAAGTCTTTTGAATCTCATTGATTGTTTTGACCTATATCACTCATCTCTGTAACACAGATTTGAAAATGTTACcaccaccactttttttttttttctttcccctgtaaTAGTTTATTCATGGTGGTCATACTGCAAAGATATCTGATTTCTCGTGGAATCCCAACGAACCCTGGGTAATCTGTTCTGTATCAGAAGATAATATCATGCAAGTCTGGCAAATGGTAAGTTGTTTGGGAAAGTGCAGGAAGTGGTAGATAAGAGAGTGTTGAACTGCCTGAATTTCAGcattcctgttttatttacagcTCTCAGAATGACTTTGTAGAGCTGCCTAAGTCTCAAATGGGTTGTGAAATCCATTTGCTAGAAACAAGGGTTTACAAATACTGAGAAACTGTGTTATTTCTctattcaaaaggaaaaaaaaaggagagagtacttctttttccttctgtgctagatttttttttaagtgaaattgaGGTTTCTGTTAGTTACTGTCataacaaatgaaatgtttgcaaaTGGTATAAATATCCTCCTGTGGATGGAGAGGGGTAGCGGTGAGTAGAAAGAGCTTGCTTATTTAAATTACCAGCTGTTGAAAGTTTTGGAGAACAGTCTTGTGCAGTTCGAATAACCTTAAAGACCATTCTTCtaattttggtttatttatagACTGGTTCACGGAGGCTTTGTCTTAGCAGCATTCGGTATAGTTCTGGAAGGTGCTGCAGCAAAGTAAAGGATCTATTAAACATATACAAGGTAGTCTTAATTGAAATAAGCCCTGCAGTGGTCTCTACTTGTAAGAAGTCAGATTCCCACAAGCTATGGTAACTTAAGAGTACTTCTCAAATGTTTTGAAGACGTTGctatttccaaaaagaaatctgtgttgCAGCCTTTATGTTAAATAGCCTTGAGGGATCAGGGATAGGTAACTTATGTGTGCAGATAGAAAACTGCCAGAACTTTTGGAAGTGTTCTAGCAGATGGAATCCTGTTAAATGAGGTGCTAAGTGCTTCAATTCCTCCGCTTCTGTCTTGCAGGCAGAGAACATATACAATGATGAAGATCCTGAAGGAAGCGTGGATCCAGAAGGTCAAGGATCCTAGATGATAACTCTTCATGTTcttagtctttttttccttctcttccttctcaacCTGATACTGACTTAACACTGGTTTTGAGACACACGTAGACTTTGTGTTCAGCCATCCTTCTGTAGATACCATCCACTGCTTTTTATCCCAGACAGTGAGTACTCCCTAAGAAAAGGGCTTAGCCCAACTCAGCTGGTTCTGCACTGTAGCTCCTTGGTCATATTTCCTACAGCAACCTCTTGTGTATAGAGCTGGCTGTCCCATTTTAGCTGCTTTCCTCATGCagagcaaactttttttttcttcttattttgtctttagCTTGCTACGGCTACGGGCTTTTGCCTAATTCAAACAAAAGTTAAATCAGTAGAGCTGCCAGAATATGCTTAAGCCAATGGAGATGATACAAGTGTTAATCCACTGGCAGTTCAGAAATGGAGTGTGGAAGGTCTTGCCCTGTTCAGTACAGCTGAGAAGTCTTGTGATTCCTTTAGTTAATTTGTACCTGTGTGgctttttctgcctctgcagatacaaaaaaaaaaaaggggggggggcaaaaaaagACTAGCAGATTCTGActtaaactgaaattatttctttatatattttttttccctactggTACTTCTGGgtttttcattccttcctttGGTCCTATCCCTCTTCTCCCGTCTGCTGGGCAACAGCAGTTCGGGTACATTAGCTGTTCCTGCAGAGCATTGCTCACCTTCCATGTATCCTGCTCTATTGTGTGTTTCTTGAGCTGTGTTTTcacatgtatttctttcctttctgtgaaaTGGTTTTTAAAACTTGGGGCCACCAAGTTGTAAAGGTGTATGTTTTTACCAGCTGATGTCCCACAGATGGCATGCCCAGTAATCTAAAACAGCATTGGTAGCTGGTACATGTAAAGCAAATTACAAATTACATGTGGATGAACTACCTTTTGTAGGAGTTAGTCCTTGACCACTAGATCCTGCACATCTTCCACTAGGGTGTCCTGTTCCACCAGCAACCTGTTACTCTCCATGTTCTTCATGACTAATTGCGTGTAAGTGCTTCAGATGGAATAAATTTTTTCTACATAAACGCTGCATTGCTGTGTGGTTTTGTGCTGATGGTTTCCTTCTGCATTGGCAGTTTTCTTGAGagtaaactatttttttcagaaagcagagaaagcaagcaTAAAGCACAGGCGTAATCTCTACCTGCGAGAGGGTAGGTGCTGGGATGGATAGTCCTTACATTCATAATGCATGTTCTTCAACGCCACCTCctcttatttctgctgcttgttttgtgCAATAAGCACTTAATAGCTCCAAGCAGTTGGGAGTGCACGGGAGGGAGTGTGCCTTACCCCCAGGTGTGCTGCTGTCTGACTACTAGGTCTGTCTTTAGCTCTTAcccaagaatatttttttaagtagtcTGCAGCATGAATAGTTGGACACCTTACACGCACCATGGTTTGACAcaggcttatttttctttgagacACAACATTGAGAAATCAAAAGCTTCTTAAACTGacctttattttcagtgtgagaCTTTATATAAAGTGGAAACCTTTTTATCCACAAGCTTCAGTTTCTGTGGCCCACATTGGAGCATGTCACAATACAGCAGACAGCACTTGAGTTACAAAAGAGTCCTGTTAAAAGGATAAAGCTTCACCTGTATGTAAACTTCAAAAATCAACCCCCAACACCGCCTTCCCAAACACCTTCTGTGCAGGCTTACAATCCAGCTATGGAACAAGACAAGATAACGTTttccaaacacagcaaaacatacATTATTATTCTTCATATGTGTCCATTTTTCAGTGCAAGTATAattttctctgctcctctgtggAAAAGCAGTTTGACTCGAAGATCAGCAGCACTCTGGCATTCCTGACTTCAGGCAGCTGCTGTACAGCAGGAGATAAGCAGTGAAAGGAAACGtcccctgcagctgcctctgtCCTCCGCTTCTGCTGTGAAGAGGACGAGTGTCGTTTCTAGCAGTCTTcgtctgctttttcttcttttttgcaGAGGTGGCCATAGATTTCTAAGCAGCCCCTGTGTGGGTAGAAAGTGAATTTAGGGTCTGGAATATATGCAATGTGTAAAGTATTCTGGCTGGAGAAAATGGGCAACAGGGACAGACTACTGAAAAATCTTCCATTTCATGATGTGGAAGAAAAGCAATCAGCTGACACTAAAACTGGCTCAGTGCACggtgctgtggctgtgcagacACAAGGCCAGCCCCACCAGAGCCCTTGGCAGTCACACGAGCTCTGGCAGGAGGGAACCTGAGGTCTGGTGCaagctgcaggagggagcagctcAGATGTACCTAACTCAGGTCCCTGGTTCAAATGTGGAACTCGAGGTGCCCTGACATTTAAGAAATCTGGAGCCCTGTTGCTTCCCGTGATGGCAATTTGCAGATCCCCAGGAATTTagagcctgcagctgctcctgggcttGGATGTTGGCCTCTGCAGCCTGCGATCAGACAGACCCCACGCAGCAGAGACGTGGGGTTGTTGGGATCTGTTCAGAGCTGTCAATGCGGTTACCCGCGTTAATAAATCCTGCAGTGACTGCTGATGTGACAGGCTGAAACAGGAAGATTGCCTCACCCTGGCTTATCACGCTGCAGTCTTTCGTGGAAAAAAGagaactgcagctgctggtggtggggatGCCCTCCCGTggtgggtggggaaggggaaaaaggaatcCTACAGCGGCAGTAAAGCTCCAGAAAATGCTTAAGGATGTGCACAGCTGAGACTGGAGTAACGCACAACAATGCAAAGTCTGGCAAGTAAAATAGTCCCCAAACTGAGGGACATTTTCTGGAGCTTTAGAAGCTGTGTAGTAAAGAAGTCTGGAGTGAAAGCAGCCGTGTAGGTTCGCAGGGAGGCGGTTCTCTCTGTTGAAGAGCCTCTGCAGCAACGTCCCCCAACCGAGAACTCTCCGCTCCCTCCCATGTGTTCctagggaaatattttttttcaagttgccGCGCCTGCCTCTTGGAAGGCAGCCCCTGCTTCTATTTTGCACAGAACTTTCCATGACATCGCTGCATGGCAGAGGGTCGGACTTTCCACGGCCGCAGCCTGTGCCCGTGCCGTCCGCGTGTGCGGGGCCAGGAGCGCCGGGCTCGCCCGCTGCCAGCCCTCCCCGGCCACCCCGGGACGGACAGACTGACTTGTAAATGGACAGCTCCTGGTGCAGGCTGCTccgcagctcctccagctcctggttcTTGCGCTGCTGGAGCTGGACGCCGTtcttcagctccttcagcctgtcctccagctcctccacctgctCCTGGGGGTGAAGAAGCCAAGATCGGGTTATGGGGGAGCACTCACGGGGCTCTGCCCGTCCGTGCTCTGCTCCAGGCAGGGGCAGCCAGGCTGACGGCTGCCTGAAATGGTGTTAAGAAGCCTCTGcagaaaagctttgctttcctACGAAGGTGGGAGCCAGGGCTGGAATGCAGCGCGTGCTTTGGCTTCCCTGCTGGCTGGATTTGTCCCCTACGCTGCTAGGTGTGCGTTTGAAAAGCTGTCAGCGCTGTGTAAATCTAAAACCCTTGAGAAGATAAACACGGgaatgggaagaagaaaacgCGGAGGCACACCAGGGGCTCCCCAAAGGTCCCAGCTGCCGAGCAAGGTGGGACCCTGGAggtccctgtgctgcagccccagccccggcccgtggggacagcagcagtggCCGGGAATGTTGGCAGTGAGACGGGCGGCAGAGCCACCCTGCCAAATGTGCTCTTGTGGATATTgaattgcattttctctctgcacGAGGTGATGCGGGGGATGCCTGGCACGGCCCCACGTCTCTCTTCCAGCACCCACAAGCAGCTCTCATCAAATGCTGAGctgtggtgctggtgctgtACCTGCACCTCCTTTCTGTCCCCCCGGGGTATGGGGATGTGTCTGTGGGTTTCTGGGCTGACAcggcctcacctggagcctgcTGACCCACGCGTGGGCCTGCCCTGGAAGTCTTCCCAAAAGCCAGAATGTTTGCTCATGCCTCTGTAATGGTCTTTTCATGCTGAGCATCCAGACCAAGTGAGGCACGGATGCTGAGTCACCGAGTTTTAGACTTTGGGGCTTCTTTAGGGGCATGAAGTAAATCCTCAGGGAGGGGGACACCTCTGACTTGAAACCCACGGGAGATATTTCACCTCGCTGCCCCCCTTATCCACCCCTTTCCCCCCTCGTCCCTGTGAGCCAGCCCTTTGGTTTCCCAGTCCTTGGTGCCCCCAGACAGTGACCCCCAAACCTGAACACGCCACCGAGGACGCCTACCCGGTACTGCCCGACCTCTTCGTCGCGCTTCTGCTTGACGAGGACGATCTGCTCCTCCAGGCTCCTGTTCTGCAGCCGCAGCCGGCTGACCTCCCCCTGCAAGGGCCGCAGGGCCTCCTTCATCCCCTGCATCTCCCCCTGCAGCGCCTGCAGCGCCTTGGCCCCGGCCTCGCGCCGCTCCAGCAGCCGCAGCAGCTGGGGCTCGTAGTGCTCCTCCAGGCCCCGGCGGCTCTGCGCCACGAAGCTCTCGAACTCCATGGAGAGCCGCCGGCTCTCCTGCAGGTACTGGTTGTCCTCCCGACGCGGAGGAGCCTCCAGCCGCTGCCGCAGcgcctccttctccttctcgCAGGTCTCCTTCAGGCGGGACAGCTCGCCGGACAGCTGCCCGGCCTGGGTCTCCAGCTCGCCGCGGTAGGCAGCGTGCTGGGAGAGGTCGTGGCGCCGGCTCTCCAGCTGGTACTGGCAGGCCACGCACTCCTTCGTCACCTTGAAGAGCTTCTGCTTGATCTGCCGGATCTCATCCTTCAGGTTGTCTCTCTCCAGCTCCACCTTGGCCAGCAGCCGGCAGGCGGCCTGGATCTCCTCGTGGGCATGGCGGATCTCCTGCAGCGCCGGCTCCCGCAGCTGGGCCAGCTCCTCGATCAGGCTGTCGCgctccttctccagctgctccacGGCTTCGATGCACTCCTGGAAGTAGTCGCCCAGCTCTTCGAGGGTGAGGCACCGACACTCCGTGCCCTCCGTGTCCAGCGGGGTGCCTGCCCCCTCCGCGTCCATGTCCAGCGGGATCCCTGCCCCCTCTGCGTCCACCTCTGGTGGGATCCCGGCCCCGTCTGTGTCCATGTACAGCGGGATCCCTGCCCCGTCTGCGTCCACATCCAGCAGGAGTCCTGCTCCATCCACATCCAGCGGGAACCCTGTCCCACTGGCATCCATGTCCAGCAGGATCCCTGCTCCATCTCCTTCCACGTCTAACGGGATCCCCGCTGCATCCACATCCAGCAGGATCTCTGCCCCCTCTGCTTCCGCATCCAGTGGAACTCCTGCCCCATCCACATCCAGCGGGATCCCTGTCCCACTGGCATCCATGTCCAGCAGGATTCCTACTTCATCTGCTTCCACAGCTAACGGGATCCCTGCCCCATCCACATCCAGCAGGATCTCTGCCCCCTCTGCTTCTGCATCCAGTGGGATTCCTGCCCCATCCGCATCCAGCGGGGCTCCTGCCCCGGCCTCGTGCTCGCCCAGCAGTGGCCCTGGCATGCTGAGGTTCAAGGCAGCGTCCCCGACgtctgcctgcagctcctggcaggcGCCCGGGCTGCCCCTgtgtgcaggagcagcccccgcGCCCAGCGCTGGCTCTGAGGGGCTGTGCGGAGCCTCTGGGTGCGGAGGAGTGCCCGCAGCCTCTccctgcggggccggggccgctcctGCTTCATCCAGCCGTGGTTCTGGAGGGGGCTCTGGCTCTGCCATCAGGTCCCTGCAAAGGAGAGGAGATGTCAGCCAGCGCGGTGCCGCTTGCGTGGCCCGAGGACAACTTTGACCCAAGCCGTTTGCTTCAACGTGGGCCAAAACAAAAGAGCGAAACCATCCCAAAACAAATGACTGGGGCAGAGGAAGAGCAAGTGCTTCAAAACCCAGCAGCACTTCTGTCCCCACAACGGGGAACGACCCGCATGGGTCACCCCAGCAGGACCACCGGCACCGGCGGGATGGCAGCGGGGTGGCCGGCGGCTCTCACGGCACGGCCGGTGAGGCGCTCCCAGTCAACGTGCCCGGATTCCAGCTCCGTGGCATAACCTCATGGCAGGGGAATGCGCTGCTAAAGCGCAGGCGGGCTCCGTGCTGGCTGAGGCCGGAGCAGAGCACGGCAGCGGGCCCGCGGCAGCCCCGGCTTTGCAGTGTCATCCGAGCCGGGCATTATCCCCGGCGggcacctgctgctgccaccacaaAACGTTCCCAGCTCACGATCACCCGGGTGCTAtttggggcaggagctgagcacgATCTTGGGCCCGGCGGGGGCTTTTTTCTGCCacgggggcagcggggagatGCTCTCAcctcccggccccgcgggcTGAGCTCATATCTCGTCATCCCCAAAGGAATGAGCGCGGGCTGGCACCGAGCGGCCTCGGCTCGCTGCAACGGCTTTAAggaaagaacagattttcacCGGTACTTTCTCTCCTAATAAGGCAGTTTTCTGCAGCGATGACACATCGCAGCCTCGGACCCAGCGGCCTGACCGCTGGAGCCGGGGAGCGTGGggaaaggtggggagggggctgcgcaGTGCTTAGCGTGCCCCCCTCCGCTGCCAGCGTTTATTTTCCAAACTTACCGACTCCGAGCTGCGCCTCTGGGGCGTgctccccctgccaccccctcGCCCCCTCTCTGGGTGCCTGCGATGCCCCCTGGGGGGGCTGAGCCTCAGCACCCCCcttccagcccagcaccctggggtcTCAcagtgccctgccctgccccacaccCCCCTCCATGAGCCCTTCTCCCCCCACGCCTCCCCAGCTCCTACCTTGCTCTCCAGGAGCCCGGTGCCCCCGGCGCTGTGCTGCACATGGGCTTAGCATGGGGCGGGTGGGGGTTATTAATACACGGGGCTGGAAATCAGACTCCCCCGGCAGCCGCTTCACCCGGCTGCAGCGCCAGCTGCGGGTGCTGCCGCCCTCCgccctgggaggaggaggaggaggaggaggagaaggaggaggaggaggaggaggaggagggcggggAGGGCCATGCCTGcatccctggcagcagcagccgcagggctggctgcagccccacgtCCCCAGAGCATCCCTGCCAGCCCTATGAGGGGGAAACGTGACGGGGACATGGGGGTCCCTGGGCAGGGGGGGGTCTCCCTGGGACTTGCAGGGGTCTGTGTCCAGCAGGGGCGGCTGGAAGGGGCACGGGGGAGGACGCAGCACGTGGCTGTGAATCTGTGCGGCCTTACTCTGTGCACGGAGCAGGGGCTTAGCGGGGCGCTGGCAGCACGGCGTCTTGACACACTTGTTATTTATTGAAGCACGCGAGTATATCAAACACCAGCACCTTAAGGTCTCCAccgtcccagtgcctgcagagcacagcccctgtTTCCCACCCGTGCCCCCTTTTCTGCTCTccagcccggggctgggggccgtgGCCGCGCTCCCAGGCGCTGCCGCTGCCCTCACCGCTGCCCTCGCCTCTTGGGGCTCTGCTTTCCACCCTTGCCCACCCACCCGCCCTCCCCGCAGGACCCTAACCCCACCCTTTGGGGTGCTATAATTAACACACAGTTACACGTAGTGCGTATTTTAGGTATATTGCCACACCAGCGTGCGTGCAGTGGCCCAGGGGGGCAGCGTGGCCAGTGGGCACTTGGCGTGGCCACCCCCGCTGCGGGGCCGGAGGAGGTGAAGGGCAGAAGCGACCGATTAAAGCCAAATTAATTAATGTATCAGAGCGAAATGCAGCCTACCTCCGCCCTGGCACTGCCCGCTCAGGAAGTCGGCACTCGCGGCTCAGGAAGTCGCCAGCTTACGTGCCCCGAAATCGCCCAGCAACGCGCACCACAGCTTGCAACATCGCCAAATGCcaccccggccccggccccgcgtcACCACCTCCGTCACCTTGCTGGCCGCCGGGTTTAAAATAACTGCTCTTGTCCATCTCCCGGGCCTGCTGGCACACGCGTGCAGGGGAGCAGAGctttaaaaggaaagggaagattTGGGTGTTTGGCTTTTTTCGGCCCTGTTGCTTTTTTCAGCACaacccaccttttttttttttttttttttttttttttttttttttttattctccgctctctctttttttccatcaagcGCCTCTCTTCGTGCTGAGGCTTTTGACTCACTAGGAGAGGAATGCTGTTAATTCGG includes:
- the SYNC gene encoding syncoilin isoform X2, yielding MCSTAPGAPGSWRARDLMAEPEPPPEPRLDEAGAAPAPQGEAAGTPPHPEAPHSPSEPALGAGAAPAHRGSPGACQELQADVGDAALNLSMPGPLLGEHEAGAGAPLDADGAGIPLDAEAEGAEILLDVDGAGIPLAVEADEVGILLDMDASGTGFPLDVDGAGLLLDVDADGAGIPLYMDTDGAGIPPEVDAEGAGIPLDMDAEGAGTPLDTEGTECRCLTLEELGDYFQECIEAVEQLEKERDSLIEELAQLREPALQEIRHAHEEIQAACRLLAKVELERDNLKDEIRQIKQKLFKVTKECVACQYQLESRRHDLSQHAAYRGELETQAGQLSGELSRLKETCEKEKEALRQRLEAPPRREDNQYLQESRRLSMEFESFVAQSRRGLEEHYEPQLLRLLERREAGAKALQALQGEMQGMKEALRPLQGEVSRLRLQNRSLEEQIVLVKQKRDEEVGQYREQVEELEDRLKELKNGVQLQQRKNQELEELRSSLHQELSIYKGCLEIYGHLCKKEEKADEDC
- the SYNC gene encoding syncoilin isoform X1, yielding MCSTAPGAPGSWRARDLMAEPEPPPEPRLDEAGAAPAPQGEAAGTPPHPEAPHSPSEPALGAGAAPAHRGSPGACQELQADVGDAALNLSMPGPLLGEHEAGAGAPLDADGAGIPLDAEAEGAEILLDVDGAGIPLAVEADEVGILLDMDASGTGIPLDVDGAGVPLDAEAEGAEILLDVDAAGIPLDVEGDGAGILLDMDASGTGFPLDVDGAGLLLDVDADGAGIPLYMDTDGAGIPPEVDAEGAGIPLDMDAEGAGTPLDTEGTECRCLTLEELGDYFQECIEAVEQLEKERDSLIEELAQLREPALQEIRHAHEEIQAACRLLAKVELERDNLKDEIRQIKQKLFKVTKECVACQYQLESRRHDLSQHAAYRGELETQAGQLSGELSRLKETCEKEKEALRQRLEAPPRREDNQYLQESRRLSMEFESFVAQSRRGLEEHYEPQLLRLLERREAGAKALQALQGEMQGMKEALRPLQGEVSRLRLQNRSLEEQIVLVKQKRDEEVGQYREQVEELEDRLKELKNGVQLQQRKNQELEELRSSLHQELSIYKGCLEIYGHLCKKEEKADEDC